GTCGCCTCCGCCCGTTCGCGGAAGCCCCCGAACATCGAGTCGAAGGCGCCGAGCAGGGTCTGCAGGTCGGCGAGGATCTGGGCGCCGAGCAGCCGGTTCATGAGCCCGGTCACCCCGCCCGCGAAGGCGGAGAACACGCGGACGTAGGCCCGCCCTCCCGCCTTCGCCGGAGCGAGCAGCAGACGCAGGAGGCGGCCGTCGAGGAACGACCCGAGCCGCTCGGGCGCGTCGAGGAAGTCGAGCGCGGACCGGCTCGGGGGCGTGTCGACGACGATGAGGTCCCACGTCGGGGAGCCGTCCGGCTCGGTGCGGGCCCGCAGCTGCCCGAGCTTCTCCATCGCCATGTACTCCTGCGTGCCGGAGAAGGAGCTCGACAGCGACTGGTAGAAGGGGTTGGCGAGGATCTGGGCGGCCTTGTCCGGGCTCGCGTGCGCTTCGACGACCTCGTCGAAGGTCCGCTTCATGTCGAGCATCATCGCGTCGAGGGTCCCGCCGGCCGTCGTGTCGACGCCCTCGACGGGTCGCGGGGTGTTGTCGAGCTCGGTGAGCCCCATGGACTGCGCGAGCCGCCGGGCGGGGTCGATCGTGAGGACCACGGCGTGCCGGCCGCGCTCCGCGGCCCGCAGCGCGAGCGCCGCGGCGCACGTCGTCTTCCCCACCCCGCCCGACCCGGTGCACACGACGACCCGGACGGAGCGGTC
Above is a genomic segment from Aquipuribacter nitratireducens containing:
- a CDS encoding ArsA family ATPase — its product is MGDDTRAADHLGCAAGHGGPGVSGATATARTGTRLDVDALLDDRSVRVVVCTGSGGVGKTTCAAALALRAAERGRHAVVLTIDPARRLAQSMGLTELDNTPRPVEGVDTTAGGTLDAMMLDMKRTFDEVVEAHASPDKAAQILANPFYQSLSSSFSGTQEYMAMEKLGQLRARTEPDGSPTWDLIVVDTPPSRSALDFLDAPERLGSFLDGRLLRLLLAPAKAGGRAYVRVFSAFAGGVTGLMNRLLGAQILADLQTLLGAFDSMFGGFRERAEATYSLLQGRGTAFVVVAAPEEDAVREACFFVDRLQAESMPLAGVVVNRTTTTADDSLDADTALAAAERASGAVREALLVHARRSRRAVAEREVAARLAHLHPPVPTVVVPARPLDVTTLDALREVGADLSTGQPVARRLSSP